One Candidatus Nitrososphaera evergladensis SR1 genomic window carries:
- a CDS encoding DUF373 family protein: MPSQPDYYARNHKLEVPKSQDSSQSRLLVLCIDRDDDIGTKGGIETPIVGRDQCINAGTRLAIEDPEDADGNAIFGAVKTYEELVSKGYNVEVAVVAGKFNRGVEADEKISREVQAILEKYNATGAVIVSDGEDDETVLPVIQSRVPVVSVQRIIIRHSRSVEYSYAVFGRYLKAMMYDPQYSKFFLGVPGTLLLAGGLAVAFDATKWLTVMILAILGGAFMVRAFDVDRAISSLGKMGPTDFIKIFSIIGGVLMMLAAIANGISSIPHDIPVSQMDALQIITNKTIVGSFTKGMITMMWIGIATVMAGVLLSNWLKGSSHAMADILRLVVLGLLYIPVLQFTDVLTLSTSPFTLVSSLLIGLAVSLVAAAFLYQHFRHRRGGEQVKANGGSSGSNNGSN, from the coding sequence ATGCCAAGCCAGCCCGATTATTACGCCCGCAACCACAAGCTGGAAGTCCCAAAGAGCCAGGACTCCTCACAGAGCAGGCTGCTCGTCCTCTGCATTGACAGGGATGACGACATTGGCACAAAGGGAGGCATCGAGACGCCCATTGTCGGGCGCGACCAGTGCATAAACGCCGGCACTCGCCTTGCAATTGAAGACCCCGAGGACGCCGACGGAAACGCCATTTTCGGGGCGGTCAAGACGTACGAAGAGCTTGTGAGCAAGGGCTACAACGTCGAAGTTGCGGTGGTTGCAGGCAAGTTCAACAGGGGAGTTGAGGCCGACGAAAAGATAAGCCGGGAGGTGCAGGCAATTCTTGAAAAATACAACGCTACCGGCGCAGTGATAGTTTCTGACGGCGAGGACGACGAGACGGTGCTCCCTGTCATACAGTCGAGGGTGCCCGTGGTGTCGGTCCAGCGCATCATCATCCGCCACAGCAGAAGCGTGGAATACTCGTACGCTGTGTTTGGACGCTATCTGAAGGCGATGATGTACGACCCGCAGTACAGCAAGTTCTTCCTCGGAGTTCCTGGAACCTTGCTCCTTGCCGGCGGCCTTGCGGTGGCGTTTGACGCAACCAAGTGGCTGACCGTCATGATACTTGCAATCCTGGGAGGCGCGTTCATGGTGCGCGCCTTTGACGTCGACAGGGCAATAAGCTCGCTTGGCAAGATGGGGCCAACCGACTTTATCAAAATCTTCTCTATAATCGGGGGAGTGCTGATGATGCTTGCGGCCATCGCAAACGGCATCTCTAGCATACCTCATGACATTCCCGTGTCGCAGATGGACGCGCTTCAGATAATCACCAACAAGACTATCGTGGGAAGCTTTACCAAGGGCATGATAACGATGATGTGGATAGGGATAGCCACCGTGATGGCCGGCGTGCTTTTGAGCAACTGGCTAAAGGGAAGCTCGCACGCAATGGCCGACATACTGCGCCTGGTCGTGCTTGGCCTGCTCTACATACCGGTGCTCCAGTTTACCGACGTGCTCACGCTGTCCACGAGCCCGTTCACTCTGGTGTCGTCGCTCTTGATAGGGCTTGCAGTTTCGCTTGTAGCGGCCGCGTTTCTGTACCAGCACTTCCGGCACAGGCGCGGAGGCGAGCAGGTAAAAGCAAACGGTGGCAGCAGTGGTAGTAATAATGGCAGCAACTGA
- a CDS encoding bis(5'-nucleosyl)-tetraphosphatase, with translation MVDERSAGAVVFIMSSNGSGKPEYLLLHYTAGHWDFPKGNIEAGETEKEAAAREIREETGIADVEFVEGFRQIISYRYRKARRLVNKEVVLFLARTKTRDVTISHEHIGFAWKDYDEAMKQLTYKNAKSLLEAAAQFMMKKEKQQAA, from the coding sequence GTGGTTGACGAGCGGTCCGCCGGCGCAGTGGTCTTTATCATGTCCAGTAACGGCAGCGGCAAGCCAGAATACCTCCTCTTGCATTATACCGCCGGCCACTGGGATTTCCCAAAGGGCAACATAGAGGCAGGCGAGACCGAAAAAGAGGCCGCGGCGCGGGAGATCCGGGAAGAGACCGGCATCGCCGACGTCGAGTTTGTGGAGGGCTTCCGCCAGATAATATCGTACAGGTACAGAAAGGCCAGAAGGCTTGTGAACAAGGAAGTCGTGCTCTTTTTGGCCCGGACAAAGACCCGAGACGTGACAATATCGCACGAGCACATCGGCTTTGCATGGAAAGATTACGACGAGGCCATGAAGCAGCTGACCTACAAAAACGCCAAGAGCCTGCTTGAAGCAGCGGCGCAGTTCATGATGAAGAAGGAGAAGCAGCAAGCAGCCTGA
- a CDS encoding orotidine 5'-phosphate decarboxylase, with product MTSSFSQRMAQLARKKKSRIVVALDPAANKRSLKQFAIRTIDAVAGDACAVKMNFHLLLPLSSREISEITKRAHSRRLLCIADIKLNDIGDTNEVALEHLARMGFDAVIANPFMGANTLALLANKARALGMGVIALVYMSHPDAADGYGLQAYGDMMYRIFLDRAIKAKVDGIVVGATQTDILEEVSEKKKELQISLPVYSPGVGAQGGDARQAVESGSDYLIIGRSIVQAKDQAVAARWFRLLAASPSSS from the coding sequence ATGACTAGCTCTTTTTCGCAGCGTATGGCGCAGCTGGCAAGGAAAAAAAAGAGCAGAATAGTGGTGGCCCTTGACCCTGCCGCAAACAAGCGCAGCCTAAAGCAGTTTGCGATAAGGACCATAGACGCGGTGGCAGGCGACGCCTGCGCAGTCAAGATGAACTTTCACCTGCTGCTCCCGCTGTCGTCAAGGGAAATTTCAGAAATAACAAAAAGGGCGCACAGCCGGCGCCTCCTGTGCATTGCAGACATCAAGCTGAACGACATCGGCGACACCAACGAAGTGGCGCTTGAGCACCTTGCCAGGATGGGCTTTGACGCCGTGATAGCAAACCCATTCATGGGCGCAAACACGCTTGCATTGCTTGCAAATAAGGCGCGCGCACTTGGCATGGGCGTAATAGCGCTTGTGTACATGAGCCACCCCGATGCGGCGGACGGGTATGGCCTGCAGGCGTACGGCGACATGATGTACAGGATATTTCTTGACAGGGCCATCAAGGCCAAAGTCGACGGCATCGTGGTCGGGGCAACGCAGACAGACATACTGGAGGAAGTATCTGAAAAAAAGAAAGAGCTCCAGATTTCGCTTCCCGTGTACTCGCCTGGCGTCGGCGCGCAGGGAGGCGACGCAAGGCAGGCAGTTGAAAGCGGCTCGGACTACCTGATAATCGGAAGGTCCATAGTGCAGGCAAAGGACCAGGCGGTGGCGGCGCGCTGGTTCAGGCTGCTTGCTGCTTCTCCTTCTTCATCATGA
- a CDS encoding adenylosuccinate synthetase, producing MPCLVTVGGFFGDEGKGKIIAYLAKKDNPVIAVRGGVGPNAGHTFAFEGKEYKVRMLPSAALNPATRLLIGAGVLVNPQVLLKEIEMFKADDRTYVDAQCGIIEQSHIDRDKSEDHLKGKIGTTGTGTGPANADRALRTLKLARDVPELSLFIEDVSNSVNYALENNENVLVEGTQGTYLSLLHGGYPFVTSKDVTASGICSDVGIGPKKVDDVLVVFKAYVTRVGGGPLANELSEDEAKKRGWMEFGSVTGRQRRAAPFDFELAKKSIRINSATQIAVTKLDVMFPSCAGVRQYEKMPADAKKFIEEIEGELGVKVTLIGTGPDLDDVVDRRRR from the coding sequence ATGCCGTGCCTTGTGACAGTAGGCGGATTCTTTGGCGACGAAGGAAAGGGCAAGATAATAGCATACCTGGCAAAGAAGGACAACCCGGTCATCGCAGTTCGCGGTGGTGTTGGCCCAAACGCCGGCCACACTTTTGCGTTTGAAGGCAAGGAGTACAAGGTGCGCATGCTCCCAAGCGCAGCGCTCAATCCAGCTACCAGGCTCTTGATAGGCGCCGGCGTGCTTGTAAACCCGCAGGTTTTGCTCAAAGAGATTGAAATGTTCAAGGCAGACGACAGGACCTACGTCGACGCGCAGTGTGGAATCATCGAGCAGTCGCACATTGACCGGGACAAGAGCGAGGACCACCTAAAGGGCAAGATCGGCACGACAGGAACTGGGACTGGCCCGGCAAACGCAGACAGGGCGCTTCGCACGCTAAAGCTTGCCCGTGACGTGCCAGAGCTTTCATTGTTCATTGAAGACGTCAGCAACTCGGTCAACTATGCGCTTGAGAATAACGAAAATGTGCTGGTGGAAGGTACGCAGGGCACGTACCTTTCACTGTTGCACGGCGGCTACCCCTTTGTCACCTCAAAGGACGTCACGGCTTCAGGAATCTGCTCTGACGTCGGGATTGGGCCAAAAAAGGTGGACGACGTTCTTGTGGTATTCAAGGCGTACGTGACAAGGGTCGGCGGGGGGCCGCTTGCAAACGAGTTGTCGGAGGACGAGGCGAAAAAGCGCGGCTGGATGGAGTTTGGCAGTGTGACTGGCAGGCAGAGGAGGGCAGCGCCGTTTGACTTTGAACTTGCGAAAAAGTCGATAAGGATCAACAGCGCGACGCAGATAGCAGTCACAAAGCTTGACGTGATGTTCCCCTCGTGCGCGGGCGTGCGCCAGTACGAAAAGATGCCGGCCGATGCAAAAAAGTTCATCGAAGAAATTGAGGGCGAGCTGGGCGTAAAGGTGACGCTCATCGGGACCGGTCCGGACCTTGACGACGTGGTTGACAGAAGAAGGCGCTAA
- a CDS encoding Fe(2+)-trafficking protein produces the protein MSGKTCLKCGKPIDAPSEDPAADKYPACNACWKEWTTYAIMVMNELRLDMSLPEHRKALRKYERAFFGLEKGIGEIEKKPEQPPSH, from the coding sequence ATGAGCGGCAAGACCTGCCTGAAATGCGGCAAGCCAATAGACGCGCCGTCAGAAGACCCGGCCGCCGACAAGTACCCAGCGTGCAACGCGTGCTGGAAAGAGTGGACCACGTACGCTATCATGGTGATGAACGAGCTCAGGCTCGACATGTCTCTTCCGGAGCACAGAAAGGCGCTGCGCAAGTATGAAAGGGCGTTCTTTGGCCTTGAGAAAGGCATTGGCGAGATAGAGAAAAAGCCAGAGCAGCCGCCGTCGCACTAG
- a CDS encoding zinc ribbon domain-containing protein encodes MGGKLYPREKKRKMDGSLKPVLKRQIMFLAASLGVGLVLTYFFGFLVGMAANIAIFVGAIFYIRYRQTKALGSFGFGSETAGRGHMSEGVKLKYVCLACGAEVKGTRCSSCGSNMKKPLF; translated from the coding sequence ATGGGCGGCAAGTTATACCCAAGAGAGAAGAAGAGAAAGATGGACGGCAGCCTAAAGCCCGTGTTAAAGCGCCAGATAATGTTCCTGGCAGCAAGCCTAGGGGTAGGGCTGGTTTTGACCTACTTTTTCGGGTTTCTCGTAGGCATGGCTGCAAACATTGCGATATTTGTCGGAGCCATCTTTTACATACGCTATCGCCAGACAAAGGCGCTTGGATCGTTTGGTTTTGGGAGCGAAACTGCCGGAAGGGGCCACATGAGCGAAGGAGTGAAGCTAAAGTACGTCTGTCTGGCCTGTGGCGCAGAGGTCAAGGGCACGAGGTGCTCCAGCTGCGGTTCGAATATGAAAAAGCCGCTCTTTTAA
- a CDS encoding winged helix-turn-helix domain-containing protein has translation MPNNNRTHISIIADILDTARQYSYEGYDNGSGAPVTHLIRKANVPHRRLSSIVSDLKAYGLLDEAPDSKYRISEKGMEFLKSYNQFKGFAENFGLKI, from the coding sequence ATGCCTAACAACAACAGGACCCACATCAGCATCATAGCCGACATACTGGACACTGCAAGGCAGTACAGCTACGAGGGTTATGACAATGGCAGTGGAGCGCCCGTCACCCACCTCATTCGCAAGGCAAACGTGCCCCACCGGCGCCTCTCGTCCATAGTTTCAGACCTAAAGGCGTACGGCCTTCTCGATGAGGCGCCGGACTCGAAATACCGCATCAGCGAGAAGGGCATGGAGTTTCTAAAGTCGTACAACCAGTTCAAGGGCTTTGCCGAGAACTTTGGGCTGAAGATATAG
- a CDS encoding ArnT family glycosyltransferase yields the protein MAVNNDDGSRNDNSFTSISGKGAGGRHFGKLPAMSKIDIACIALMGLLVAYYFFYASTVIATPIWDGAVYLLNARGWLSGDNVPLYEGFRPPLLSWIIAGIWTIAGTENFEIIKYIQPLFTVGAGFVLYALLGRHKGKLFAFGVVALTMLNATLFFNSSQILTEGLSLFFLVTTLYLLAGKRGASEEKESGQKIIAFGEGWRWFFAGIAIALTFASRYPIIVPAVAIFIVASILRKDIRLAARTIIGAVPTFALIVLAVYLRTGTFETALAKDTNLSLLLSPFYIANSINIWGLVFLLVPVAFIFRKTYTDKFNYLFIAWFLASLAFWSANTSNFDYRFTIQLTPAVYYLAVLAIEHIAKHHNTIIVTIRKDGSSSDGNDSRSNREKHPPSFRASAETKT from the coding sequence ATGGCCGTAAATAATGATGACGGCAGCAGAAACGACAATAGCTTTACCTCCATCTCAGGGAAGGGCGCAGGCGGCAGACATTTTGGAAAATTGCCGGCTATGAGCAAAATCGATATTGCATGCATAGCTCTCATGGGGTTGCTTGTGGCTTACTATTTCTTTTATGCGTCTACAGTAATAGCTACGCCAATATGGGATGGTGCAGTATATCTTTTAAACGCAAGAGGCTGGCTGTCCGGCGACAACGTGCCGCTCTACGAGGGTTTCAGGCCGCCGCTGCTCTCATGGATTATCGCAGGGATCTGGACAATAGCCGGAACAGAAAATTTTGAGATTATCAAGTATATCCAGCCCCTTTTTACAGTCGGCGCAGGGTTTGTCCTGTACGCGCTGCTTGGGAGGCACAAGGGCAAGCTCTTTGCGTTTGGCGTAGTCGCCCTCACTATGCTAAATGCGACCCTGTTTTTTAACAGCAGCCAGATCCTCACAGAAGGATTATCCCTCTTCTTTCTAGTCACAACGCTGTACCTGCTGGCAGGCAAAAGAGGCGCATCAGAAGAAAAAGAGAGTGGACAAAAGATTATTGCTTTTGGAGAAGGATGGCGGTGGTTTTTTGCAGGCATAGCCATAGCCCTTACTTTTGCATCAAGATACCCGATAATCGTTCCCGCAGTTGCCATCTTTATCGTAGCGTCAATCCTTCGAAAGGACATAAGGCTTGCAGCCAGAACCATCATCGGCGCCGTACCAACCTTCGCTTTGATAGTGTTGGCAGTGTACCTTCGGACAGGCACGTTTGAGACGGCACTAGCAAAGGATACAAATCTCAGCCTCCTTCTCTCGCCGTTCTACATAGCAAATTCGATCAACATCTGGGGCCTGGTTTTCCTGCTTGTCCCTGTTGCATTTATTTTTAGGAAGACCTACACGGACAAGTTTAACTATCTTTTCATTGCGTGGTTTCTGGCATCTCTTGCATTTTGGAGCGCCAACACGAGCAATTTTGACTACAGGTTTACCATCCAGCTTACGCCAGCGGTATACTATTTAGCTGTACTTGCAATCGAGCATATTGCAAAGCACCACAATACAATTATTGTAACGATCCGCAAGGACGGCAGCAGTAGCGACGGCAATGATAGCCGCAGCAATAGAGAAAAACATCCTCCTTCTTTTAGGGCAAGCGCAGAGACCAAGACCTGA
- a CDS encoding glycosyltransferase produces the protein MTLQKPLLKLSLILPTYNEAENIIKILESIEDALPETMTSEVIIVDDNSPDDTGKIAEQYASQKRGNNRALSLKVIHRATKGGLSSAIVRGIHSAQGEIVVVMDSDFSHPPQIIPEMIKKLEGSPPVDIVVASRYVRGGSIIGWPFKRRLLSRGATKIAQYGLGVKKVKDPMSGYFAFRRQIVEGIEFDAIGYKILLEILVKAKNPHVKEVPYTFTNRTSGASKLNLPVIFDYVKSVWRLYRYGRSISAKEKRASVKFLSKAARFYSVGATGLLVNYASSFILSSLFPNLWYLHASAVGILLSITSNFFLNKVWTFEDRGFEIRKTAKQYGLFLGFSTFGALIQIGALYLLVETYHISYPLSLVLAVLAASSSNFLLNKKWTFNERLLD, from the coding sequence ATGACACTTCAAAAGCCACTGTTAAAGCTCTCATTAATCCTTCCCACATATAACGAAGCTGAGAACATTATCAAAATTCTAGAATCTATAGAGGATGCTCTTCCTGAGACCATGACCTCCGAGGTTATAATAGTTGATGACAACTCTCCTGACGACACTGGTAAGATAGCCGAGCAATATGCAAGTCAGAAAAGAGGCAACAACAGGGCACTCTCCCTTAAGGTCATACATAGGGCCACCAAGGGCGGGCTGAGTTCTGCGATAGTAAGGGGGATACATTCTGCCCAAGGTGAAATTGTTGTCGTTATGGATAGCGACTTTTCACATCCTCCACAGATTATTCCGGAAATGATAAAGAAGCTGGAGGGCAGTCCCCCGGTCGATATCGTGGTCGCTTCCCGGTATGTGCGCGGAGGTTCTATAATTGGGTGGCCTTTTAAGCGCCGGTTGCTAAGCAGGGGCGCGACCAAAATCGCCCAGTATGGGCTTGGCGTAAAAAAGGTCAAAGACCCGATGTCTGGTTATTTTGCCTTTAGGCGGCAAATCGTCGAAGGCATAGAATTTGACGCAATAGGGTACAAAATACTGCTAGAGATCCTTGTCAAAGCAAAAAACCCCCACGTCAAAGAAGTTCCTTACACTTTTACCAACCGCACATCTGGCGCAAGCAAGCTCAACCTCCCCGTCATCTTTGACTACGTCAAATCAGTGTGGAGGCTTTACAGATACGGGAGATCCATCTCGGCAAAGGAAAAACGGGCTTCTGTCAAGTTTCTTTCAAAAGCTGCAAGGTTCTACAGCGTTGGCGCCACCGGCCTGCTCGTAAATTATGCGTCATCATTTATCCTGAGCAGCCTGTTTCCAAACCTGTGGTATCTGCATGCAAGTGCAGTCGGCATTCTGCTCTCCATCACTTCCAACTTTTTCCTGAACAAGGTGTGGACCTTTGAGGATCGGGGGTTTGAAATTCGCAAAACAGCCAAGCAGTATGGTTTATTCCTGGGCTTTAGCACGTTTGGAGCGTTAATCCAGATCGGCGCATTGTATTTGTTGGTAGAAACCTACCACATCAGTTACCCATTGTCACTGGTTCTGGCGGTCCTTGCAGCATCAAGCAGCAACTTTCTGCTGAACAAGAAATGGACGTTTAATGAGCGGCTTTTGGATTGA
- a CDS encoding luciferase family protein has product MMANALERVKSELLSWPGVETKTHRFGGTEFDLNGREMGHMHGSSWADLPFPMDVRKELVEKGKVSPHHILPESGWVTFYVKSDEDVQELIKLFRMQYERLNSNNKKLQQPQ; this is encoded by the coding sequence ATGATGGCAAACGCACTAGAGAGGGTGAAAAGCGAGCTTCTCTCGTGGCCTGGAGTGGAAACCAAGACCCACAGGTTTGGCGGGACCGAGTTTGACTTGAACGGCCGCGAAATGGGCCACATGCATGGCTCTAGCTGGGCCGACCTGCCGTTTCCGATGGATGTAAGAAAAGAGCTGGTTGAAAAGGGAAAGGTATCTCCGCACCACATCCTGCCAGAGTCCGGCTGGGTGACGTTTTACGTCAAAAGCGACGAGGACGTGCAGGAACTCATCAAACTATTCAGGATGCAGTACGAGAGGCTAAACAGCAATAACAAAAAATTACAACAACCGCAATAA
- a CDS encoding zinc-dependent alcohol dehydrogenase, with protein sequence MRAVVYHGPKDVQIDDDRPKPRIEHSEDIILKITKTAICGSDLHLYHGNIKGMEPGQVLGHEFAGIVEQVGDRVEEVKQGDRVVVPFNINCGRCWYCRHGLWSQCDRSNPQGELGAVFGYGQNMGGYDGGQAEYVRVPYANTVPLKIPENLSEEQALFLSDVFCTGYFGADMANVQPGDDVAVFGAGPVGYFAVVSAFLRGAARVFAIDHWPARLDKAKKAGAEPINFDQEDPISKIKQETKCRGAICIDAVGYEAVGHHLHDNSANPAYIPQDSLQVINWIVQAAKKFTTVGIPGVYLTEYADFPLGQFFQRELQIKMGQCPVKKYNEQLLHLIEVGRVDPTQLISHRMKLDEAPKAYDMFDKKEDVTKVVMTP encoded by the coding sequence ATGAGGGCAGTAGTTTATCATGGACCAAAGGATGTGCAGATTGACGATGACAGGCCCAAGCCACGGATAGAGCATTCAGAAGACATTATCTTGAAAATAACCAAGACCGCGATATGTGGTTCAGACCTGCACCTTTACCACGGCAACATAAAAGGCATGGAGCCGGGCCAAGTGCTCGGCCACGAGTTTGCTGGGATTGTCGAGCAAGTCGGCGACAGGGTGGAGGAAGTCAAGCAAGGCGACAGAGTAGTTGTCCCGTTTAACATCAATTGTGGCCGCTGCTGGTACTGCCGCCATGGACTGTGGTCCCAGTGCGACCGGTCAAACCCCCAAGGGGAGCTTGGGGCTGTATTTGGGTACGGCCAGAACATGGGAGGCTATGACGGCGGGCAGGCAGAGTATGTCAGGGTACCTTACGCCAACACCGTCCCTCTGAAAATCCCGGAGAACCTGAGCGAAGAGCAGGCACTTTTTCTAAGCGACGTGTTTTGCACGGGATATTTTGGAGCCGACATGGCAAACGTGCAGCCAGGGGACGACGTTGCGGTGTTTGGCGCCGGCCCTGTCGGCTATTTTGCAGTAGTGAGCGCGTTTTTGCGCGGTGCAGCAAGAGTTTTTGCCATCGACCACTGGCCTGCAAGGCTTGACAAGGCAAAAAAAGCAGGAGCCGAGCCGATAAACTTTGACCAAGAAGACCCAATCAGCAAAATCAAGCAAGAGACCAAGTGCAGGGGCGCAATATGCATAGACGCCGTCGGTTACGAGGCTGTGGGACACCACCTGCACGACAACAGCGCCAACCCTGCGTACATACCGCAAGACTCGCTGCAGGTGATAAACTGGATAGTGCAGGCCGCAAAAAAGTTCACCACGGTTGGCATACCCGGGGTATACCTGACAGAATATGCCGACTTTCCTTTAGGTCAGTTCTTCCAGAGGGAGCTTCAGATCAAGATGGGCCAGTGCCCGGTGAAAAAGTACAACGAGCAGTTGCTTCACCTCATTGAAGTCGGAAGAGTGGACCCGACACAGCTAATAAGCCACAGGATGAAGCTTGACGAGGCGCCAAAAGCCTATGACATGTTTGACAAAAAAGAAGACGTGACAAAGGTCGTCATGACGCCATAG
- a CDS encoding ferritin-like domain-containing protein, translated as MSSPPAINNNNNEKFVQYLNEALAMENAAAERIRSRADETPIEQAKQQLQYHLEQTIQQQNRLKGAISKMGGQPTSSKATLPAFQPMNAPMSVAEQELVRTKEDAIIENAEVTSYKMLMQMAEKAGLKEIVPALQESLQEEVAMVNFISANAPLVLTKLWQELGMYDAAGASFPSYKQQQQKSQDSSVSMAS; from the coding sequence ATGTCAAGTCCACCGGCTATTAACAACAATAACAATGAAAAGTTTGTCCAGTACCTCAACGAGGCGCTAGCCATGGAAAACGCAGCCGCAGAGAGGATCCGCTCAAGAGCGGATGAAACGCCAATAGAACAAGCCAAGCAGCAATTGCAATACCATCTGGAGCAGACCATCCAGCAGCAAAACAGGCTCAAGGGTGCCATTTCCAAAATGGGCGGTCAGCCTACCAGCTCAAAGGCCACCCTGCCAGCGTTTCAGCCAATGAACGCGCCAATGTCTGTTGCAGAGCAGGAACTTGTCAGGACTAAAGAAGACGCAATAATAGAGAATGCAGAGGTCACGTCGTACAAGATGCTCATGCAGATGGCAGAAAAGGCAGGATTGAAAGAGATCGTTCCTGCCCTTCAGGAGAGCCTGCAAGAAGAGGTAGCGATGGTAAATTTCATCTCGGCAAATGCTCCGCTTGTATTGACCAAACTATGGCAAGAGCTTGGAATGTATGACGCTGCTGGCGCTTCTTTTCCTTCATACAAGCAGCAACAACAAAAATCCCAAGACAGCAGCGTGTCTATGGCGTCATGA
- a CDS encoding mechanosensitive ion channel family protein — MSFEISGILTLLTTFQAAGANDLTTPIVNSLNQFGTTLGAALPRIIAALILLGIGYLVGKIAGWVVSRVIKALNLDKHWSKSGIGQATVSSGWSMSRIFGTATKWFIYLFFIAAAVNALQFPQISQAINSVWLWVPNVVAFLLVLVIGSLLADFVGSWVQRELPRRGIMAGKTIGLAITGILYAIVLTVAVTQLGIGQQILNSVISALIWSLAAAIAIGFGVGLAYGLREAIPSLIKGNTLIQPAIKQGQRISVNQHRGVVQEVGAFSVIIKDEEGRTVVIPTKNLVDEEIIVESGPTPETQERVMERGGEGPSSTSYSAAA, encoded by the coding sequence ATGAGTTTCGAAATCTCGGGCATCCTCACGCTCCTGACTACTTTTCAGGCAGCAGGAGCAAATGATCTGACGACTCCCATCGTAAATTCGCTAAACCAATTCGGGACTACACTAGGAGCTGCCCTGCCAAGGATCATAGCAGCTCTAATTCTCCTTGGAATTGGATACTTGGTAGGCAAGATTGCAGGATGGGTGGTTAGCAGGGTCATAAAGGCACTCAACCTAGATAAGCACTGGAGCAAAAGCGGCATAGGACAGGCGACGGTAAGCTCTGGCTGGAGCATGTCGAGGATCTTTGGAACGGCCACCAAGTGGTTCATTTACCTCTTCTTCATAGCCGCGGCGGTAAATGCACTGCAGTTCCCGCAGATATCACAGGCGATCAACAGTGTATGGTTATGGGTTCCAAACGTGGTGGCATTCCTGCTTGTGCTGGTGATAGGCTCGCTTCTCGCAGATTTCGTCGGAAGCTGGGTCCAGAGGGAGCTACCAAGGAGAGGAATCATGGCAGGAAAGACAATTGGCCTTGCCATAACCGGAATACTCTATGCCATAGTCCTGACAGTGGCAGTCACGCAGCTGGGCATTGGACAGCAAATATTGAATTCAGTGATTAGCGCGCTCATCTGGAGTCTGGCAGCTGCAATTGCCATCGGATTTGGAGTGGGCCTTGCATACGGACTAAGAGAAGCAATCCCCTCGCTCATAAAGGGCAACACGCTCATACAGCCGGCCATAAAGCAGGGACAGAGGATATCCGTTAACCAGCACAGAGGCGTTGTACAGGAAGTCGGTGCCTTTAGCGTAATAATAAAGGATGAAGAGGGAAGAACAGTGGTGATCCCGACAAAGAACCTTGTGGATGAAGAGATAATCGTAGAGTCAGGCCCGACACCAGAGACGCAGGAAAGAGTAATGGAAAGAGGAGGAGAAGGACCATCATCGACATCGTACTCTGCGGCAGCATAA
- a CDS encoding YsnF/AvaK domain-containing protein encodes MEHRISSIDWSDVIKKEARGTDDSDFGEVQEVGQNYVLTQRGTLEKERFYIPKYLVNGYDGHTLWFDAGNVDMTEFKRDSPPQYEEYGRYKREGMPADIETRIPLIEERLDVTKRLKTGEVTIAKEPVTETKTLEVPVTHEEVRVERRPTTGAETAMAETTDRPVESRTEVNVPVTSEEVEVTKRPYVKEEVVVTKEPVTETETVSDTVRSEKVDTKNVRGRGEFKKTTTSETS; translated from the coding sequence ATGGAACACAGAATATCCTCAATAGACTGGAGCGACGTCATAAAGAAAGAAGCAAGAGGAACAGATGATAGTGATTTTGGAGAGGTACAAGAAGTAGGACAAAATTATGTTCTGACACAAAGAGGCACGCTTGAGAAAGAAAGATTCTACATTCCAAAGTACCTTGTCAACGGCTACGACGGCCACACTCTGTGGTTTGATGCAGGTAATGTAGACATGACAGAATTTAAACGAGACTCTCCGCCGCAGTACGAAGAATATGGTCGATACAAGAGAGAGGGCATGCCTGCAGACATTGAAACAAGGATACCACTCATAGAAGAAAGACTGGACGTTACAAAGAGGCTCAAGACAGGCGAAGTGACCATAGCAAAAGAACCGGTCACAGAGACCAAGACACTAGAGGTTCCAGTGACGCATGAGGAGGTCAGAGTAGAGAGAAGGCCAACAACAGGTGCCGAGACAGCAATGGCTGAAACTACAGATAGGCCTGTTGAATCAAGGACAGAGGTTAATGTCCCTGTAACCAGCGAGGAAGTGGAAGTAACCAAGCGACCGTATGTCAAGGAAGAAGTGGTAGTAACAAAAGAGCCTGTCACTGAAACAGAGACAGTAAGTGACACGGTCAGAAGCGAAAAGGTAGACACGAAGAACGTCAGAGGGAGAGGAGAATTTAAAAAGACAACAACGTCAGAAACGTCTTGA